In Curtobacterium sp. L6-1, a genomic segment contains:
- the miaB gene encoding tRNA (N6-isopentenyl adenosine(37)-C2)-methylthiotransferase MiaB, with product MDTVASRPRTYEVRTYGCQMNVHDSERLSGSLRAAGYVAAEDEQADVVVINTCAVRENADKRLYGNLGRLASIKRERPGMQIAVGGCLAQKDKDVILEKAPWVDVVFGTHNMGSLPTLLDRARHNGEAQLEILESLDVFPSTLPTKRESTSSGWVSISVGCNNTCTFCIVPSLRGKEKDRRPGDVLAEVQALVDDGAIEVTLLGQNVNSYGVEFGDRQAFGKLLRATGEIAGLERVRFTSPHPAAFTDDVIAAMAETPNVMPQLHMPLQSGSDRVLKAMRRSYRSERFLGILDRVRAAIPHAAISTDIIVGFPGETDEDFEETMRVVEQARFATAFTFQYSIRPGTPAATMDDQLPKHVVQERYERLIALQERITTEENAVQLGRTVEVLVAMGEGKKDDTTHRLSGRAEDSRLVHFAVPAGSDVPRPGDVVSVQVTRTAPHFLIADSDAPLRIRRTRAGDAWDRAQAESCGVPTPSTAGAGPRPVSLGLPTLRVGR from the coding sequence ATGGACACCGTCGCCTCGCGCCCGCGTACCTACGAAGTGCGCACCTACGGCTGCCAGATGAACGTGCACGACTCCGAGCGGCTGAGCGGCTCCCTCCGGGCGGCCGGGTACGTCGCCGCCGAGGACGAGCAGGCCGACGTCGTCGTCATCAACACCTGCGCGGTCCGCGAGAACGCCGACAAGCGGCTCTACGGGAACCTCGGTCGGCTCGCGTCGATCAAGCGCGAACGCCCGGGCATGCAGATCGCGGTCGGCGGCTGCCTGGCGCAGAAGGACAAGGACGTCATCCTCGAGAAGGCGCCGTGGGTCGACGTCGTCTTCGGGACGCACAACATGGGGTCCCTGCCGACCCTCCTCGACCGGGCGCGGCACAACGGCGAGGCGCAGCTCGAGATCCTCGAGTCGCTCGACGTCTTCCCGTCGACGCTGCCCACCAAGCGGGAGTCGACTTCGAGCGGCTGGGTGTCGATCTCCGTCGGGTGCAACAACACGTGCACCTTCTGCATCGTCCCGTCGCTGCGCGGCAAGGAGAAGGACCGTCGCCCCGGGGACGTCCTCGCCGAGGTCCAGGCCCTCGTGGACGACGGCGCGATCGAGGTCACACTGCTCGGGCAGAACGTCAACTCGTACGGCGTCGAGTTCGGGGACCGGCAGGCGTTCGGCAAGCTCCTCCGGGCGACGGGGGAGATCGCGGGCCTCGAGCGCGTCCGGTTCACGAGCCCGCACCCGGCCGCGTTCACCGACGACGTCATCGCCGCGATGGCCGAGACGCCGAACGTCATGCCGCAGCTGCACATGCCGCTGCAGTCCGGCTCCGACCGCGTCCTCAAGGCCATGCGGCGCAGCTACCGGAGCGAGCGGTTCCTCGGCATCCTCGACCGGGTCCGGGCCGCGATCCCGCACGCCGCGATCTCCACGGACATCATCGTGGGCTTCCCGGGGGAGACGGACGAGGACTTCGAGGAAACCATGCGGGTCGTCGAGCAGGCCCGCTTCGCGACGGCCTTCACGTTCCAGTACTCGATCCGACCGGGCACGCCCGCTGCGACGATGGACGACCAGCTGCCGAAGCACGTCGTGCAGGAGCGGTACGAGCGGCTCATCGCGCTGCAGGAGCGGATCACGACCGAGGAGAACGCGGTGCAGCTCGGGCGGACGGTCGAGGTGCTCGTCGCGATGGGCGAGGGCAAGAAGGACGACACCACGCACCGGCTCTCCGGCCGCGCCGAGGACTCCCGCCTGGTGCACTTCGCGGTACCGGCCGGGTCCGACGTCCCGCGACCCGGTGACGTCGTGTCGGTGCAGGTCACCCGGACGGCGCCGCACTTCCTCATCGCGGACTCGGACGCACCGCTCCGCATCCGCCGCACCCGCGCGGGCGACGCGTGGGACCGTGCGCAGGCCGAGTCGTGCGGCGTACCGACGCCCAGCACGGCCGGAGCCGGTCCGCGACCGGTCTCGCTCGGGCTCCCCACGCTCCGTGTCGGACGCTGA
- a CDS encoding regulatory protein RecX — MTTEHDDADLAPVTDLFGARSRRRSSAAAERTAPPAAEPDSDDEPTSDPDDSSGRPGAGSDADADTPVPLPIRGAQSEWLSPVVGDGSGRSARAEQGGYDGDEADAPTASVFSITGGELDPADAPRPIDEQRADAERISMRALGRRGVSTSELRTMLDKQEDLDPDVVEHEIERLTRVGLLDDVALATDLVDRMHARKGLGRQAIVADLRRRGIDQVAIDAALDAAADDEDDEFVRAIELATKRAGQMRGLDRATAERRLSGFLMRKGYGSGVVRVAVERALDGGRRPPTGRGTVRFE; from the coding sequence GTGACGACCGAACACGACGACGCGGACCTCGCACCGGTCACCGACCTGTTCGGTGCGAGGTCCCGTCGCCGCTCGTCGGCAGCAGCGGAACGAACGGCGCCTCCTGCCGCCGAGCCCGACAGCGACGACGAGCCGACCTCCGACCCTGACGACTCATCCGGCCGGCCCGGTGCCGGCTCCGATGCCGATGCCGACACACCGGTTCCGCTGCCCATCCGCGGCGCGCAGTCCGAGTGGCTGTCGCCGGTGGTGGGTGACGGTTCCGGTCGCAGCGCCCGTGCCGAGCAGGGCGGGTACGACGGGGACGAAGCCGATGCGCCGACCGCGTCGGTCTTCTCGATCACCGGCGGTGAGCTCGACCCGGCGGACGCCCCGCGTCCGATCGATGAACAGCGTGCCGACGCCGAGCGGATCAGCATGCGTGCCCTGGGTCGACGCGGCGTCAGCACGTCGGAGCTCCGGACCATGCTCGACAAGCAGGAAGACCTGGACCCCGACGTGGTCGAGCACGAGATCGAACGCCTCACCCGCGTCGGCCTGCTCGACGACGTGGCGCTCGCGACCGACCTCGTCGACCGCATGCACGCGCGCAAGGGCCTCGGACGCCAGGCGATCGTCGCGGACCTCCGCCGGCGGGGAATCGACCAGGTGGCGATCGACGCTGCGCTCGACGCCGCGGCGGACGACGAGGACGACGAGTTCGTCCGGGCGATCGAGCTCGCGACCAAGCGTGCCGGGCAGATGCGCGGGCTCGACCGGGCGACGGCGGAGCGACGGCTCTCCGGCTTCCTGATGCGCAAGGGCTACGGCTCCGGCGTGGTCCGGGTCGCCGTGGAACGCGCGCTCGACGGTGGACGCCGACCGCCGACCGGGCGCGGTACCGTCCGCTTCGAGTAG